From Halotia branconii CENA392, the proteins below share one genomic window:
- a CDS encoding TenA family transcriptional regulator, whose protein sequence is MSSLIKHSFGEITLNHPLWNHQFLTRCSTGNLSLTDVQILAVQMYKFSKEFNRILASILSCCPDDAAQLVILENLFDEMGQGDISQSHPELFRRFTRALGIDDSTLAALPTTPETRALIETYLRIPYQYGYLAALGAVCYASEGIVSSLYTQLYKGIVGTAPLPKESLIFFEVHIDVDDSHAAKLAAVIEPHITMSNEDINIKVKLAIVEAMDARVQFFNGIERQISNYNFCPPPSLLLNT, encoded by the coding sequence ATGTCATCCTTAATAAAACATTCTTTTGGTGAAATCACGCTTAATCATCCTCTATGGAATCATCAGTTCCTGACTCGTTGTAGTACTGGAAATTTATCCCTTACAGATGTACAGATACTAGCTGTGCAGATGTACAAATTTTCTAAGGAATTTAATCGTATTTTAGCCAGTATCTTGTCTTGTTGCCCAGATGACGCTGCTCAGTTAGTCATCTTAGAGAATCTATTTGATGAAATGGGACAAGGAGATATAAGTCAATCTCATCCAGAATTGTTTCGTCGATTTACCCGCGCACTTGGTATTGATGACAGCACTTTAGCAGCACTACCAACTACACCAGAAACTCGTGCTTTAATTGAAACTTACTTAAGGATTCCATATCAATATGGCTACTTAGCCGCCTTAGGTGCAGTCTGTTATGCTTCCGAAGGAATTGTTAGCTCTTTATACACGCAACTATATAAGGGAATTGTCGGAACTGCCCCCTTACCCAAAGAATCCCTGATTTTTTTTGAAGTTCATATTGATGTGGATGATAGTCATGCTGCAAAATTAGCAGCAGTAATTGAACCTCATATCACTATGAGTAATGAGGATATCAATATTAAGGTCAAGCTAGCTATTGTAGAAGCAATGGATGCCCGCGTTCAATTTTTTAATGGAATTGAACGTCAAATTTCTAACTATAATTTCTGTCCTCCTCCTTCACTTCTTTTGAATACATAA
- a CDS encoding Sll0314/Alr1548 family TPR repeat-containing protein — protein sequence MIERFSISQPRVFSRLTRLTQITLSAAFALNLWANPSLAGDPFRTREPHKIGDKTEAAFKAIFQQGDYPAAQRYLKEALSSESNEPLAYAMRASLAYTNNDFAALDDYSRKTLETGEKLIEADPLRGNLYTAVGHFFEGAAVLNREGTVKGAPKALSRLRQVYQYLDKAEAIAPKDPELNLVKGYMDVMLAVSLPFANPDEAIQRLETNAAPEYLANRGIALAYRDSKQYSQALDYANRALKSTSDNPEIYYLKAQILKEKGKKEKSQQMMQEAIANFDKALTKKSQLPANLVKQIESERNGAVNGLKNLGG from the coding sequence ATGATTGAACGGTTTTCTATTTCCCAACCAAGGGTGTTTTCTAGACTCACCAGACTGACTCAGATAACTTTGAGCGCTGCTTTTGCACTTAATCTATGGGCAAATCCATCTCTTGCTGGCGATCCATTTCGGACTAGAGAACCTCATAAAATTGGCGACAAAACAGAAGCAGCTTTTAAAGCTATTTTCCAACAGGGCGACTATCCAGCGGCACAGCGTTACTTAAAAGAAGCACTATCTAGTGAATCAAATGAGCCTCTAGCTTATGCTATGAGAGCATCTTTAGCGTACACTAATAACGATTTTGCTGCATTAGATGATTACAGTCGCAAAACCCTAGAAACTGGAGAAAAGCTAATTGAGGCTGATCCATTAAGAGGCAATTTATACACTGCTGTTGGTCATTTTTTTGAAGGGGCAGCAGTTCTAAATCGTGAAGGTACAGTTAAAGGAGCGCCAAAAGCTTTAAGTAGGCTACGGCAAGTCTATCAATATTTAGACAAAGCAGAAGCGATCGCTCCTAAAGATCCAGAATTGAATTTGGTTAAAGGCTATATGGATGTAATGTTAGCCGTGAGTCTACCTTTTGCCAATCCGGATGAAGCAATTCAACGACTAGAGACAAATGCGGCTCCTGAGTATTTAGCTAATCGCGGTATTGCCCTTGCTTATCGGGATTCAAAACAGTACTCTCAGGCATTGGATTATGCTAACCGGGCTTTAAAATCAACATCAGACAATCCAGAAATTTATTATCTCAAAGCCCAAATCCTCAAGGAAAAGGGTAAAAAAGAAAAAAGCCAGCAAATGATGCAAGAAGCGATCGCTAATTTTGACAAAGCCCTCACTAAAAAATCCCAACTTCCAGCCAATTTAGTCAAACAAATTGAAAGTGAACGTAATGGTGCTGTTAATGGTCTCAAAAATTTAGGTGGCTAA
- a CDS encoding class I SAM-dependent methyltransferase: MFNNKNLTKNLYNHTASDWVREQAISLSDFTARPFVLEMCEPINQMQVLDLGCGEGYCSRELCRRGAAQVYGIDLSQSMIEAARLQESKDALGIKYEIGCATNLQQFGNGEIDLVVAVFLFNYLTTAQTQECMTEIARVLRPGGRFVFSVPHPSFPFMREPAYPFYFQVENKGYFSKRDQQFPGRIWKRDNSWLNVQLIHKTLEDYFNALKFATFNTMPILKELRVTPEHVALDEAFFSPLLDIPLHLAIQVSK, from the coding sequence ATGTTCAATAATAAAAACTTAACTAAAAACCTATATAATCACACAGCATCAGATTGGGTTAGAGAACAAGCTATTTCTCTCTCAGATTTTACAGCACGTCCTTTTGTACTAGAAATGTGTGAGCCTATTAATCAAATGCAAGTCCTCGATTTAGGCTGTGGTGAAGGGTATTGCAGTCGAGAATTATGCCGACGTGGGGCTGCACAAGTATATGGAATAGACCTTTCTCAAAGCATGATTGAAGCAGCACGCTTGCAAGAATCAAAAGATGCTCTAGGTATTAAATATGAAATAGGATGTGCTACTAATCTCCAACAGTTTGGTAATGGCGAAATAGACTTGGTTGTTGCAGTTTTTTTGTTTAATTATTTGACAACTGCTCAGACCCAAGAATGTATGACAGAAATTGCACGAGTACTTCGTCCTGGTGGTCGATTTGTATTCAGTGTTCCTCATCCATCTTTTCCCTTTATGCGAGAGCCAGCATATCCATTCTATTTTCAAGTTGAAAATAAAGGCTACTTTAGCAAACGAGATCAACAATTCCCCGGTCGTATTTGGAAACGGGATAATTCTTGGCTAAATGTGCAATTGATTCACAAAACTCTGGAAGATTACTTTAATGCTCTGAAGTTTGCCACTTTCAATACGATGCCAATTCTAAAAGAATTACGTGTGACTCCAGAACACGTTGCATTAGATGAAGCATTCTTTAGTCCTTTGCTTGATATACCTCTCCATTTAGCAATACAAGTATCGAAATAA
- the rsmG gene encoding 16S rRNA (guanine(527)-N(7))-methyltransferase RsmG: MTPLLPEMTEIWQQTLNWQPNPQQQVQFQKLYELILAGNRQFNLTRITDPQEFWEKHLWDSLRGIALQGQFIPSLPENASVIDIGTGAGFPGIPIGIAVPNCKITLMDSTRKKIVFLEKILNELALTNTETLIGRAEEIGQQPQHRKAYDLALIRAVGSASVCAEYTLPLLKQGGLAVIYRGNWTEDETVTLENAVNQLGGIIESIEKFTTPLSESIRHCLYLRKVATTPAKFPRSAGIPTQKPL, from the coding sequence ATAACTCCCTTGCTGCCAGAAATGACAGAAATTTGGCAGCAAACTCTAAATTGGCAACCCAATCCTCAACAGCAAGTACAATTTCAAAAGCTGTATGAATTAATTTTGGCAGGTAATCGGCAGTTTAATTTAACTCGCATCACTGACCCCCAAGAGTTTTGGGAAAAGCATCTTTGGGATTCTTTGCGGGGAATTGCGCTACAAGGGCAATTTATCCCGTCTCTTCCAGAGAATGCATCTGTGATTGATATTGGCACAGGTGCAGGTTTTCCTGGTATTCCCATAGGAATTGCTGTCCCCAATTGCAAAATTACTCTGATGGATTCAACTCGGAAAAAAATTGTTTTTCTCGAAAAAATCTTGAATGAACTTGCATTGACTAATACCGAAACTCTGATTGGTAGAGCCGAAGAAATAGGACAACAACCCCAACACCGAAAAGCCTATGACCTAGCTTTAATACGTGCTGTAGGGTCGGCTTCGGTGTGTGCAGAATATACACTACCGTTACTCAAACAGGGCGGTTTAGCTGTAATCTACCGTGGTAATTGGACAGAAGATGAAACAGTTACTCTGGAAAATGCTGTTAACCAGTTAGGTGGCATAATTGAATCCATAGAAAAATTTACAACTCCTCTTAGTGAGAGTATCCGTCACTGTTTGTATTTACGTAAAGTAGCAACTACACCAGCTAAGTTTCCCCGTAGTGCTGGTATACCTACTCAAAAGCCGCTTTGA
- a CDS encoding NUDIX hydrolase, whose product MNKPGEIRLLALGLIRDGDRIFVSEGYDPVKQETFYRALGGGVDFGETSRAALEREFQEEIQADLTNIRYLGCIENLFTFNGRQGHEIIQLYQCDFADPKFYQLESLIFSESETHKHKALWIDIARFKSGKFRLVPEVFFEYL is encoded by the coding sequence ATGAACAAACCAGGTGAAATTCGGCTGTTAGCCTTGGGGTTGATTCGAGATGGCGATCGCATCTTTGTTTCTGAAGGCTACGACCCCGTAAAACAAGAAACATTTTATCGCGCTTTGGGTGGTGGGGTTGACTTCGGCGAAACCAGTCGTGCAGCTTTAGAACGAGAATTTCAAGAAGAAATTCAAGCAGATTTAACAAATATTCGCTATTTAGGTTGTATCGAAAACTTGTTTACATTTAATGGTAGACAAGGGCATGAAATTATTCAGCTGTATCAATGTGATTTTGCTGACCCCAAGTTTTACCAATTAGAAAGCTTAATATTTTCTGAGTCAGAAACTCATAAACACAAAGCACTTTGGATAGACATTGCTCGTTTCAAATCTGGGAAGTTTAGATTAGTGCCGGAAGTGTTTTTTGAATACTTGTAA
- a CDS encoding heme NO-binding domain-containing protein, protein MYGLVNKAIHDMVCNRFGEEVWQEIKQKSEVNVEVFISMEGYPDDVTHRLVKAASIVLGLSASEIMQAFGEFWVQYTSEEGYGEMMDMSGETLPEFLENLDNLHARVGVSFPKLQPPSFECSDMEEDSLSLHYRSSREGLTPMIVGLVKGLGTRFETEVDITQTQSRDDGAEHDEFLVKYKPH, encoded by the coding sequence ATGTATGGATTGGTAAATAAGGCGATTCATGATATGGTATGTAATCGCTTTGGTGAAGAAGTTTGGCAAGAAATTAAGCAGAAATCCGAGGTAAATGTAGAAGTTTTCATTAGTATGGAAGGCTATCCTGATGATGTGACTCATAGGTTAGTGAAAGCAGCTAGTATTGTTTTAGGTTTATCTGCTTCAGAGATTATGCAAGCCTTCGGAGAATTTTGGGTGCAATATACATCCGAAGAAGGCTATGGCGAGATGATGGATATGAGTGGGGAGACACTACCTGAGTTTTTAGAAAATCTAGACAATCTTCATGCTCGTGTGGGAGTTAGCTTTCCTAAGCTTCAACCTCCATCGTTTGAGTGTAGCGATATGGAGGAAGATTCTCTAAGTTTACACTATCGCTCTAGCAGAGAGGGGCTAACTCCAATGATTGTTGGCTTGGTCAAGGGTTTGGGAACAAGGTTTGAAACAGAAGTTGATATCACCCAAACTCAGAGTCGAGATGATGGTGCTGAACACGATGAGTTTTTAGTGAAATATAAACCACACTGA
- a CDS encoding ATP-binding protein, whose amino-acid sequence MVPPHLTLSPELFARAFPFHFAFNRKREILQAGDVLERVSSSSLVGSQIEQHFNINRPNIAVDFDTINKKSRSLFLLEFIHNGMHLKGQMIYQQDQEVIFFLGSPWVTDTASLAPLGIKLKDFAIHDPITDFLFLLQAKNAALADTEKLTTELTHQRTELQSTLKIKEHLTKIAQMQAQKLEQSLEELQKTQAQLIQAEKMSSLGQLVAGIAHEINNPVNFIYGNLKYINDYTKDLLKLVLLYQKFYKNPEPEIQSFIKVIDLDFVLDDLPKIINSMQVGTERITEIVLSLRNFSRLDEADMKRVDIHQGIDSTLLILQSRLKEKAEHCKIEVVNNYGNLPLVDCYPGQLNQVFMNILSNAIDALDSRNSECSITEIRDNPNKITITTEVLKTNCIAVRIADNGLGMTEAVKKRLFDPFFTTKPVGKGTGLGLSISYQIVVEKHKGKLKCVSQLGKGTEFCIEIPLSTNDQAANYFQSLSLV is encoded by the coding sequence ATGGTTCCTCCTCACCTCACTCTTTCGCCAGAATTATTTGCCAGGGCTTTTCCATTCCATTTTGCATTTAATCGTAAGCGAGAAATTTTGCAGGCTGGAGATGTTTTAGAGCGTGTCAGTTCTAGCTCATTAGTTGGCAGTCAAATTGAACAGCATTTTAATATTAATCGTCCAAATATTGCAGTTGATTTTGACACCATTAATAAAAAATCACGCTCTCTTTTTCTTTTGGAATTTATCCATAATGGAATGCATCTCAAGGGTCAAATGATATATCAGCAAGACCAGGAAGTTATCTTTTTTCTAGGCTCTCCTTGGGTAACTGATACAGCCAGCCTAGCTCCTCTTGGCATTAAACTGAAAGATTTTGCAATTCATGACCCAATTACTGATTTTCTCTTTCTATTACAAGCTAAAAATGCTGCTCTAGCTGATACTGAAAAATTAACTACAGAACTCACCCATCAACGTACAGAATTGCAGAGTACGCTAAAAATTAAGGAGCATCTAACTAAAATTGCCCAAATGCAGGCTCAAAAACTGGAACAATCTCTTGAAGAACTCCAGAAAACCCAAGCCCAATTGATTCAGGCTGAAAAAATGTCCAGTTTAGGACAATTAGTTGCAGGAATAGCTCACGAGATTAACAATCCAGTTAACTTCATTTATGGCAATTTAAAATACATTAATGATTATACTAAAGACTTACTAAAGCTCGTGCTTCTTTATCAAAAATTTTATAAAAATCCTGAACCAGAAATTCAAAGTTTTATCAAAGTCATTGATTTAGATTTTGTACTTGACGACTTGCCTAAAATTATAAATTCTATGCAAGTAGGAACCGAACGTATCACAGAAATTGTTTTATCTCTGCGTAACTTTTCTCGTCTTGATGAGGCAGATATGAAAAGGGTTGATATTCATCAAGGTATTGATAGTACATTACTAATTCTACAGAGTCGGCTTAAAGAAAAAGCTGAACATTGTAAAATTGAAGTTGTCAATAATTATGGAAATTTACCTTTAGTCGATTGTTATCCTGGTCAACTAAATCAAGTATTCATGAATATTCTTAGTAATGCAATTGATGCATTAGATAGCCGTAACAGTGAATGTTCTATTACAGAAATTCGAGATAATCCTAATAAAATTACAATTACTACAGAAGTTTTAAAAACAAATTGTATTGCTGTCCGAATTGCTGATAATGGTTTAGGTATGACAGAAGCAGTTAAAAAACGACTGTTTGATCCATTTTTTACAACTAAACCTGTAGGTAAGGGTACAGGCTTGGGTTTATCAATCAGCTATCAGATTGTAGTGGAAAAGCATAAGGGAAAATTAAAGTGTGTATCACAACTCGGTAAGGGTACAGAGTTTTGTATTGAAATACCTTTATCGACAAACGATCAAGCTGCTAATTATTTTCAATCACTCAGTTTGGTTTAA
- a CDS encoding ChuX/HutX family heme-like substrate-binding protein: MSNTLKDFLEACETLGTLRLIVTSSAAVLEVRGKIEKLFYAELLKGKYANMHTEGFEFHLNMDKITQVKLETGEAKRGNFTTYAIRFLDEKQESALSLFLQWGKPGEYEPGQVEAWQALKEQYGEIWQPLPIETL, translated from the coding sequence ATGAGTAATACTTTGAAAGACTTTTTAGAAGCTTGTGAAACTCTAGGGACTTTGCGATTAATTGTTACTAGTAGTGCTGCTGTATTAGAAGTACGCGGCAAAATAGAAAAACTATTTTATGCCGAATTGCTCAAAGGTAAGTATGCCAATATGCACACCGAAGGCTTTGAGTTTCACTTGAATATGGATAAAATTACTCAAGTCAAACTTGAAACAGGTGAAGCGAAAAGAGGAAATTTTACAACTTATGCCATTCGGTTTTTAGATGAGAAACAAGAGTCTGCTTTAAGCTTATTTTTGCAGTGGGGTAAACCAGGAGAATACGAACCAGGTCAAGTGGAAGCTTGGCAAGCTTTAAAAGAGCAGTATGGAGAAATTTGGCAACCTTTACCTATTGAAACTTTGTGA
- a CDS encoding DUF6816 family protein, with amino-acid sequence MLAMRSIWSFCLIVLFLLSGSGKATAGELSQRLAHFPQWEKLTSVQPASGDLIYPNWMAGSWQVTSTLVDLVAPLAPDIVTPGFEGNRQQLNQPVSFLVRFVLEKPSITGLKFIPKVDNQSVILVADRAFNSLNLARAYLGDKAVLSTKVDPDSPNRQITFLRGERQLISIVTARNTETTSDGKFITTEVFQQLFKGGSRPYFNSVESTTAYQKLAQSSPAILADQVTAVYLSPQDPDYFIANSRPVALYRYRLEFFPAKLSTTP; translated from the coding sequence ATACTTGCTATGAGGTCGATTTGGAGTTTTTGTTTAATTGTTTTATTCCTACTAAGTGGAAGTGGAAAAGCTACAGCAGGAGAATTATCCCAACGTCTAGCACACTTTCCTCAGTGGGAAAAATTGACTTCAGTACAGCCAGCTTCAGGAGATTTGATTTATCCTAATTGGATGGCAGGTTCTTGGCAAGTTACAAGTACTTTGGTAGATTTGGTTGCACCTTTAGCGCCAGATATCGTCACACCTGGATTTGAAGGTAATCGTCAACAATTAAATCAGCCTGTAAGTTTTTTAGTCAGATTTGTTTTAGAAAAACCTTCTATTACTGGATTAAAATTTATTCCTAAAGTAGATAATCAATCAGTAATTTTAGTAGCAGACAGAGCGTTTAATAGCTTGAATTTGGCAAGAGCTTATTTAGGTGACAAAGCTGTTTTATCTACTAAGGTAGATCCAGATTCGCCTAACCGCCAGATCACGTTTTTGCGTGGAGAACGTCAATTAATTTCTATTGTTACCGCACGTAACACAGAAACTACCTCTGATGGTAAGTTCATTACTACAGAAGTATTTCAACAATTATTTAAAGGTGGTTCCCGCCCTTATTTCAATTCAGTAGAATCTACTACCGCTTACCAAAAACTTGCTCAATCAAGTCCAGCAATATTAGCAGATCAAGTGACTGCTGTTTATCTTTCACCCCAAGATCCTGATTATTTTATCGCAAATTCTCGACCAGTTGCCCTTTACCGTTATCGTTTGGAATTTTTTCCCGCCAAACTATCAACTACTCCTTAA
- a CDS encoding DUF3531 family protein, translating to MQIQFREFNPFDVWIWLKFSTIPSGQEKQYVEEVFNSWFYLGKLGAFNAENLQVQETGVDLSYTPYDPQGYDKSLLALMHNMGELEYEGQWARCWFDLGTSDAIALDILINALTQLSEEYVAIEELYLGGENEDWPIEDSDSRSYSIYDN from the coding sequence ATGCAAATTCAGTTCCGCGAATTTAATCCATTTGATGTATGGATTTGGCTGAAATTTAGCACCATACCTTCGGGGCAGGAAAAGCAATATGTGGAAGAGGTTTTCAATTCCTGGTTTTATCTAGGTAAATTGGGTGCTTTTAATGCCGAAAATCTCCAGGTACAAGAAACAGGAGTTGATCTGAGCTACACGCCTTATGATCCGCAAGGGTATGACAAAAGCTTGCTAGCGCTAATGCACAACATGGGTGAGCTTGAATATGAAGGACAATGGGCGCGTTGCTGGTTTGACTTGGGAACTAGTGATGCGATCGCTTTGGATATTCTCATTAATGCCCTAACACAGCTAAGTGAGGAATATGTAGCTATTGAAGAATTGTACCTGGGCGGCGAAAATGAAGACTGGCCTATCGAAGATAGCGATAGCCGTTCTTACTCTATTTATGACAATTAA
- a CDS encoding ABC transporter ATP-binding protein, whose protein sequence is MLYLRNLTYHPTACPSAILKSINLELPPQKLGLIIGPSGSGKSTLLEILSGLAEPTSGGVFWREQELIAEQLQQLAGLVFQFPERHFCGGTILEELRLGHPELGSERVRQALIEVGLDHLSLSVAPHAMSGGQQRRLALAVQLIRQPNLLLLDEPTAGLDWSMRRQLVNLLAKLKQDWTLLVVTHDAGDMLAIADSCWTLNHGELQSVEPAVLRAKMKEPQPAA, encoded by the coding sequence ATGCTCTATCTCAGAAATCTTACTTATCATCCCACAGCTTGCCCTTCAGCGATTCTCAAATCAATCAATTTAGAATTACCGCCCCAAAAACTGGGTTTAATTATTGGTCCTAGTGGTTCCGGCAAAAGTACTCTCCTAGAAATTTTATCGGGACTGGCCGAACCAACCTCTGGTGGGGTTTTCTGGCGAGAACAAGAACTGATAGCCGAACAGCTACAGCAATTGGCTGGGTTGGTGTTTCAATTTCCAGAGCGTCACTTTTGCGGTGGTACGATTTTAGAGGAATTGCGTTTAGGGCATCCTGAGTTAGGGTCAGAGCGAGTTAGACAAGCATTGATCGAAGTAGGATTAGATCATTTATCACTTTCGGTAGCACCTCATGCAATGAGTGGTGGTCAGCAGCGGCGTTTGGCTTTGGCTGTACAATTAATTCGCCAGCCAAATTTATTGTTACTGGATGAACCAACAGCCGGATTGGATTGGTCAATGCGTCGCCAACTAGTAAATTTACTGGCAAAACTTAAACAAGATTGGACACTGTTGGTAGTGACACATGATGCTGGTGATATGCTAGCGATCGCAGATAGTTGTTGGACACTCAACCACGGTGAATTACAATCAGTCGAGCCAGCTGTATTAAGAGCCAAAATGAAGGAACCCCAACCAGCAGCATGA